From the genome of Pseudomonas sp. WJP1:
AAGAAGCGATGCGCCTGTCCCAGCGTATCGCCATCTTCAGTCACGGCAAAATCGTTGGCCTGGGCACAGGTTATGAGCTTTATCAGAACCCGCCGAATGCCTTCGTGGCTTCGTTCCTGGGCAACTCGAATTTCCTTGCCCTGACCGCGCAAGGCAATGGCGTCGCCAGTTTCGAAGGGCAGGCGCTGGGCATTCGCTCGCCAGCTGACGTACGCGCAGACCAGGCACTGATGTTGATGATCCGCCCGGAGAAAGCATTGGCCCTGAGCCCGGCGCAAGCTGCCTGCACCCCGCTTCCACCCGGCTGGAACGAAATCAGCGCCAAGGTCACGGAAGTGCTGTTCCTGGGCGAGAGCCAAACCTGCAGCGTCATTACCCCAGGCGGAACAACGATGAACGTCAAGGCGTTATCGGCCATCGGACTTGCCTTCGTTCCCGGTGGTGAAGTGCGCGTACGCTGGGCGATTGCAGATGCCTGCGTATTCACACATTGGCAAGCGGAAGACCTGAAGAAAGGCTGATCCATCACAGCGGCCTGGTGCAAGCCAGGCCGCTGTCATGAGTACCTCACCGCCACTAAAGTCCCAGGTACGCCCGACGAACCCCCTCATCGGCTTTCAATGCGCAAGCCTTCCCCGCCAGCAAGGTGCGACCCAGTTCAAGCACATACGCATCCTCGGCGATGTCCAGCGCCAGGTTGGCATTCTGCTCGACCAGTAACACGCCGCACTTCTCATCACGGGCCAACGTCGCAATGGTCCCCAACACCTCGCGTGTTATCAACGGCGCCAAGCCGATCGAGGGCTCGTCGAACAGGTAAAACTGCGGCCGTGACATGATGCCCCGGCCAATGGCGATCATCTGTTGCTGCCCTCCGCTGAAATTGCGCGCAAGGCGATGGCGATGCTCCTTGAGCACCGGGAAGTAATGAAAAACCTTGTCCAGGTCATCGCTGATCGCAGCCTTGTCCTTGCGCAGGTAAGCGCCCACCAGCAGGTTGTCGAGCACAGACATGTAAGGGAACAACCCCCGGCCTTCCGGAACATGGCAAATGCCACGGCGCACCACCGCCTGCGGTGACAGCGCAAGCAGCGAGCCGCCGCCAAAGCTGATCCCGCCGCTGCGCGGCGACAGCAGCCCCGAGATGGCCTTGAGCAACGTTGACTTGCCCGCACCATTGGCCCCGACCAGGGCAGTGACCACCCCCTCCCGAGCGGTCAGCGACACATTGTCCAACGCCATGACACCGGCATAGTCGACACTCAGTTGATTGATTTCCAGCATCAGGCCACCTCCTCTCCCAGGTACGCACGAATGGTTTCCGGATGCCGGCTCACATGGGCCGGATCGCCTTCAGTCAACAAGTGGCCGTAGCACAGGACGGTGATGCGATCACACGCTTGCATGATCGCCTTCATATCGTGCTCGATCAGCAGCAGCGTGATGCCATCGTCGCGGACACCGCGCAACACTTGCATAAGCTGGGCTTTTTCACCGGGGTTCAGACCGGCCAGGGGCTCATCGAGCATCAGCAGCCGTGGCCCGGTACACAGTGCAATGGCCACGCCGAGGATTTTTTGCGTTCCGCCCGGCAAGTCGACCGCCGGCACGTCGGCAAGCGCGCGCAAGCCGAACCGTTCCAGAAGTGCATCGGCCAACAGCAGATGCTGACGTTCTTCATTGCGTGCGGCACCCAGGTGCAGCAGGCGCGATACCGCGCTGCTGCGAACCTGATTCCTGCAGGCCATCACCAGGTTTTCCCGCGCGGTGAGATTGCCAAAATTGCTGGTGTTCTGAAATGTTCGGGCCACCCCCATACGGCTGACTTCATGAGGTTGGCAACCGATAATGTCGTGTCCCTCCCAGAACACCTGGCCGGCACTGGGCCGCAAAAAGCCCGTGACCAGGTTGAAGAACGTGGTCTTGCCCGAACCATTGGGCCCGATCAAGCCATGCAGGCACCCCTTCTCGATTTCGAAACTGACGTTATCCAGGGCCGCCAGACGGCCGAAACGCTTGGTGAGTTCATGGACGCGTAGCATTCAAACCTCCCTTCGCCAGCACGGTCTGTGGCCGGCGAGTGCCCCTACGATTAATCAGCCGCTGCACAAGCCCTTCGAGGCCTTGCGGTATGAAAAGCACAGTCAGGATCAGCGTCATGCCCCAGATCAACGGGACCCATTGCGCCATTCCGCGCAGGGCTTCTTCCATGATGGTCAGCACCAGCAGGCCAATAACCGGCCCCCAGAAGGTGCGATGCCCGCCGATAATCACCGCAGCGATGATCTTGAACATGAACTGGCTGGTGAAGTCCGTCGGCGCAACGATGCCGTTGTAGGCGGCATAGAGTGTCCCGGCCACACCGGCAAAGAACGAGCCGATGCAGAACGCCAGGGTCTTGAGCGCCCAGGCGTTGACCCCGATGGCGGCCGACAGGTTTTCGTTCTCGGCCATGGCCTGGATGGTCCGCCCGGTTCGGCTGAGATTGAAACGGTAGAGCAGCCCGCCGCAGCCCAGCAATATCAGCAGGACCAGCAGGTAGTAGTGGGTCGTGTCATAAAAACTGATCCCGAACAGCTTGCCCGGGGGTGACAGGAAGGCGATCCCGGAGATACCGCCAAAGGGCTGCTCGAACTGGATGAAGCATTGGCGAATGGCCTCGCCGGCGGCAAAGGTACTGAGGAAGAAGTAGAACTGCCGGGTGCGCATCACCGGGAAGGCGATCAGCAACGCGGCCAGCGCTGCAACCAGGCCCGAGAGCGGCAAAACAGCCCAGAACGACCACTCGAAGTGGCTTTGCAATAGCGCGGTGGTGTAGGCACCGATCGCCAGCATGGTGATGTGCGCGAACGACCAGCCCCCCATGGTGGTGACAGTGCGATAGCTGATGACCAACAGCACGTTGATCAGAAACAGCACGCCCACCCCTACGTAGTACTTGCTGCTCAGGAACGGATACAACACCAGCGCCCCCGCGCAGAGCAACGCCAGTGCCGTGCGCGCACCACTTGATAACCTGCCGGTGGCATGGATGGCGTGTTTTACCGTGCCCTGCTCCAAAGCTGGTGCTTCGCGCCCGAGCAATCCGCGAGGGAAAAACGACAACACCGCGAGCATGATCAATGTGTCGACGATGATCAGGTACTGCCCCAGGCCCAGCGTGTTCACCACGCTGTCGATCAACCCGAACAGCAAGGCCGCGACAATCGCGCCTGGCACGCTGCCCAGCCCGCCGACAATGACCACGATGAAGGCTTTCCAGATGGCTTCCAGCCCCATGTACGGGCCGACGTTGATCACACTGGCCATCAGCACGCCCGCCACCGCGGCCATGCCTGCGCCGATGCCCATGGTGACCCAGCGCACACGACGCAGGTTGATGCCCTGCAGCTGCGCGGCATTGCGATCTTGCGAGGCGGCTCGCAGCGAGCGGCCCGCGCGCGTGCGATTGAGGAAATACCAGAGGCCGGCGAGCATCAACACCGCGCCGCCGATGATCAGCAGGCGCTGATACGTGAGCACCCCGGCACCGATGTGCAGCGCGCCGGGAATCAACACTGGCAGGCTCTTGGCGACCACCCCGAACGTCAGGGCTGCCAAGGCCTGCAGTACGTAGGAAAGCCCGAGCGAGGCAATGAAACCGGCAAATGCATCGTGGGCAGTCGGGCCGAAGATCAACCGTTCCAGCAGCGCGCCGAACAAGCTGACCAGTATCGGCCCCACGACCAGGGCCAGCACGAATATCGCCCAAGGTGGCAGCCCGGCAAAGGTCGCCAGCATCAACCACAGGGCATAACCACCGAGCATGAAGAACTCTCCGTGAGCGAAGTTCACGGTTTTCATCACGCCGAAGACCAGCGCCAGGCCTACCGCAAACAAGCCGTAGAAGGCGCTCAAGGAAAAGAAGTTGATCAGCAATTGAGATACGTTGATGTCGAGCATGAGCACCTCGAAGTCCGGACAACAGGGCTACCTCGCGCCAGGCTCGTCCCGGCGCGAGGCATCGCAGGCAGTTAAGGGGCTACAGCCACTTCCCTGGCCCTGGCCTTGGGTTTGCTCTGCTTGCCACTGGTGTCGACGTTCATCACGAAGTAGCCATTTTCGCGGGTCTCCAGCGAGGCAAACGGCGGCACCAGAATCGTAGTGTCGGGCAACACCACCAGAGCCGGCCCCGGCACGCTCATGCCGAACTGCAGCCTGT
Proteins encoded in this window:
- a CDS encoding ABC transporter ATP-binding protein; this encodes MLEINQLSVDYAGVMALDNVSLTAREGVVTALVGANGAGKSTLLKAISGLLSPRSGGISFGGGSLLALSPQAVVRRGICHVPEGRGLFPYMSVLDNLLVGAYLRKDKAAISDDLDKVFHYFPVLKEHRHRLARNFSGGQQQMIAIGRGIMSRPQFYLFDEPSIGLAPLITREVLGTIATLARDEKCGVLLVEQNANLALDIAEDAYVLELGRTLLAGKACALKADEGVRRAYLGL
- a CDS encoding ABC transporter ATP-binding protein; its protein translation is MLRVHELTKRFGRLAALDNVSFEIEKGCLHGLIGPNGSGKTTFFNLVTGFLRPSAGQVFWEGHDIIGCQPHEVSRMGVARTFQNTSNFGNLTARENLVMACRNQVRSSAVSRLLHLGAARNEERQHLLLADALLERFGLRALADVPAVDLPGGTQKILGVAIALCTGPRLLMLDEPLAGLNPGEKAQLMQVLRGVRDDGITLLLIEHDMKAIMQACDRITVLCYGHLLTEGDPAHVSRHPETIRAYLGEEVA
- a CDS encoding ABC transporter permease — encoded protein: MLDINVSQLLINFFSLSAFYGLFAVGLALVFGVMKTVNFAHGEFFMLGGYALWLMLATFAGLPPWAIFVLALVVGPILVSLFGALLERLIFGPTAHDAFAGFIASLGLSYVLQALAALTFGVVAKSLPVLIPGALHIGAGVLTYQRLLIIGGAVLMLAGLWYFLNRTRAGRSLRAASQDRNAAQLQGINLRRVRWVTMGIGAGMAAVAGVLMASVINVGPYMGLEAIWKAFIVVIVGGLGSVPGAIVAALLFGLIDSVVNTLGLGQYLIIVDTLIMLAVLSFFPRGLLGREAPALEQGTVKHAIHATGRLSSGARTALALLCAGALVLYPFLSSKYYVGVGVLFLINVLLVISYRTVTTMGGWSFAHITMLAIGAYTTALLQSHFEWSFWAVLPLSGLVAALAALLIAFPVMRTRQFYFFLSTFAAGEAIRQCFIQFEQPFGGISGIAFLSPPGKLFGISFYDTTHYYLLVLLILLGCGGLLYRFNLSRTGRTIQAMAENENLSAAIGVNAWALKTLAFCIGSFFAGVAGTLYAAYNGIVAPTDFTSQFMFKIIAAVIIGGHRTFWGPVIGLLVLTIMEEALRGMAQWVPLIWGMTLILTVLFIPQGLEGLVQRLINRRGTRRPQTVLAKGGLNATRP